TTGCGCAGCGCCGGGCGGATCCACGCCGACACCGCCTCCGCGTCCGCCAGGGGACGTCCCGCCGCCGCCCCCATCTCCTGCAGGATCGCCCGCACCCGCCCGCCGTCCATCGTCCGCATCGCCTCCACGCACAGCGCCACCTGGTTGAAGGCGAGCGCCTGCCCGTTGCCGATGACGTCGGTGGTCAGGAAGAAGGTGCAGGGGATGCCCAGCTCCAGGAGCATGGGGCGGACGACGGAGAAGCACTCCGCGTAGCCGTCGTCGAAGCTCAGGAAGACGCGGTTGGGCCCCAGCGGCCGGCCGGCGTCGCGCGCCTCCATCAGCTCGGCACAGGAGACGAAGCGGAAGTGCGCCTTCAGCCAGAGGAGGTCCGCGCGGAACTGGGCGACGGTCTTGAAGGGGTAGAGCCGGGAGACGTGGGGAACCGGCCGATCGCTCACCACGTGGTAGCACAGGCCGATGGGCTCGCTCCGGATCACCCGGGCGTAGGCGGTGACGGGGAGCAGCCGCATGGCGTTGGAGGCCACGCGGCGCGCGAGCACCCCCGGAGTCACGGCAGGCGCCCCGCGTCGGGGGACAGGCGCAGCACGCGGACCATGGCGAACTGCAGCGGCCGCGGAAGCCGGGACACGTTGGGCGCCAGCCGGTCGAAGAGCGCCGCCGGGCGAACGCGCGGAGGCAGCAGGTACACCCCCGCGGGCATGGCCAGGGCGCTGGCCGCGAGGATGGCCAGGAAGATGGCGCCGTCGCCGGCACCCAGCCGTTCCATCGCCAGCCGCGCCGCCAGCGCCGCCGCGCCCACCATGCCGGCCAGGGCCACCCCCGGCGCCTGCACGGCCAGGAACTCGCCCCAGGTGCCTTCGGCGATGCGCAGCGCCAGCGACGACATGGCCACGTACATGTAGACGATGGCCAGGCTGACGCCCACCGCCACCCCCGTGACCCCCCAGCGGGTGCCGGCGATGCCGCCCACGATGACCAGCGCGGCGTACACGAACTGGCGCCGCGTCTCTTCGCCCAGCCGATCGGAGGCGGCGGTGACGGCCCCGGCCAGGTGGTAGACCGCGCGGAAGAGGCCGGCGGCGCACAGCACCTGCAGCGCGGGCACCATTCCGCTCCACCGCGCCCCGTACAGCGTCACCACCATGTGGGGCGCCGCGATGACCATGCCGGTCATCACCGGGGCGGCGACCAGCGCCGTGAACTGCACGGCCAGCAGGTAGCCGCGCTTCAGCCGCGGCTTGTCGTTCTGCACCTCGGCCAGGGCGGGAAAGAGCACCGCGATGGTGGCGCCGCCCAAGTGG
This DNA window, taken from Longimicrobium sp., encodes the following:
- a CDS encoding polysaccharide deacetylase family protein, translated to MTPGVLARRVASNAMRLLPVTAYARVIRSEPIGLCYHVVSDRPVPHVSRLYPFKTVAQFRADLLWLKAHFRFVSCAELMEARDAGRPLGPNRVFLSFDDGYAECFSVVRPMLLELGIPCTFFLTTDVIGNGQALAFNQVALCVEAMRTMDGGRVRAILQEMGAAAGRPLADAEAVSAWIRPALRNPDSPAYATLARLVELAGVDVEAFLGTQPYLTAEQVKEMAREGFAFGGHSRLHWHLGSIDGAGRVEHEIVESCRVAAELSGASRVPFAFPYDGFGLDRGLLADVLRRHPFIGPVFGTGGVAREADVLHRMIVDHPPRRPGVPSTLPGVFRDAYLSEALRRLGGARAEPPG
- a CDS encoding oligosaccharide flippase family protein, whose translation is VVNYFARNGDNAIVGRVLGAAALGLYGRAYNLMLLPLSHLGGATIAVLFPALAEVQNDKPRLKRGYLLAVQFTALVAAPVMTGMVIAAPHMVVTLYGARWSGMVPALQVLCAAGLFRAVYHLAGAVTAASDRLGEETRRQFVYAALVIVGGIAGTRWGVTGVAVGVSLAIVYMYVAMSSLALRIAEGTWGEFLAVQAPGVALAGMVGAAALAARLAMERLGAGDGAIFLAILAASALAMPAGVYLLPPRVRPAALFDRLAPNVSRLPRPLQFAMVRVLRLSPDAGRLP